The nucleotide window TCCGTTGGGTCGATTGGACGCGCTATTCAAATCGCCAGAAGCGAAAGATCCAAATGGGCGGCCTGATCGGGCAGGTCACGTACAGCGGTCCTCTCGCCGGGTTCCTCCCATTCCTTCGACTCGGCGAACTCGTCCACGTCGGCAAAGGCACCGTCTTCGGACTCGGGAAATACACGCTGAGAATCGAGTGACAGGTGATATGTGAACTCTGGCAGTATCGAATTGATGAAGAATCTGAC belongs to Candidatus Methylomirabilis tolerans and includes:
- the cas6 gene encoding CRISPR system precrRNA processing endoribonuclease RAMP protein Cas6; the protein is MRLRFDEALVNHLDFHVLIRNLLRRLSALSYFHCGRQLNLDFKELIAQAQKIKADKTDLRWVDWTRYSNRQKRKIQMGGLIGQVTYSGPLAGFLPFLRLGELVHVGKGTVFGLGKYTLRIE